From the genome of Ptychodera flava strain L36383 chromosome 3 unlocalized genomic scaffold, AS_Pfla_20210202 Scaffold_27__1_contigs__length_13241970_pilon, whole genome shotgun sequence:
AGAAGAAGTATTGGCGAAAATCAGTCGCAAAACAACAAGTAAGTATCAAACGTACATGAAATTATTAATCAAATTCAGTGAACTCATCCACTCATAGACTTCTGTTAAAATTCATGCTATTGCAGTATTCTCCATAGCTTGAAAAACATTTGGAGTTGACAATGTacataacaatattttattgacaTATTTGTGTGTTGTGATCTGTTGCTATTAAGATTACAGGAATGGCTTGGTTCTGTAAATGCTCATGTGGAGAATACAATAATGTTTGAGTTAatgaatgatgcaatttgtaAACTTTTTTGTCAGGCTTATTTGAGTACACTGTTGGTAGCTTTATGTGATAATTTGTCCACTTTCATCTTTTACATCAACAACGGCGCTTTTCTTAGCCTATTTCCATGAATTGTGAGAGGAATCATACAGAAAAAGTTTtacatcgttgatgacacagtccccacttgttaatgggtactttgattacaggtcctcagagaggatagagtcctcttcattaggtctgtgatcaaaatactttttaataaattcgcttgatacatgtctgagttgtggttcaggacatgaaaaaatcgtaataaaatggccacacggcggccatattggatcttatcacaaaacaattcaatgcGCATGTGTGTGACataggtcaaagtccttgtaccaactttgaataaaatcggttgagatatgcctgagttatggctctgtacatgaaaaaatcgtaacaaaatggctgcatggaggccatattggatcatatcacaaaacaaattgatgtgcatagctataacattggtcaatatccttgtaccaactttgtataaaatcggttgaaacatgcctgagttatggctctgtacatgaaaaaattgtaataaaatggccgcctggtggccatattggattgtatcacaaaaaaattaacatgcatatgtatgacaaaggtcaatgtccttgtatcaagttgaataaaatcggttcagatatgcctgagttatggctctgtatatgaaaaaatcgtaacaaaatggccgcatgacagccatatttgatcgtatcacaaaacaaattgaggtgcatatgtatgacataggtcaatgtccttgtaccaactttgaataaaataggttgaaacatgctagagtaatggctctgtacatgaaaaaatcataataaaatggccgcctggcagccatattggatcgtatcacaaaacaaatcgacgtgcatctgtatgacatatgaagtaatccatttactaagtttgaatgaaatcgctccaggcgtctctgagatatctgcgtgaacggacggacgcacgcacgcacgcacgcacgcacggacacacgcacgcacggacatgaccaaacctataagtccccccggacggtgtccgtggcgACTaaaaaattttacatgtaaatttatcaTGGGACTTGGGTGAGatgtttttaaagatattttattGTTGTATAATGGTGGAATAGCAACAGACATCATCTGTACTACCGGTATTATGGGATTGACACATTACCTATGATATTTCTTGATATGGTACACCCATTGTTCTTATTTTGTACTATTTACATAAACACTTTATAGGTAGAGTTTTTATTTAAATGTTAATCCTttgaatcatttcaatatttttaatctCATTCAGGGATGTGTCGGTTTTGTACGATGTAGTATTTATGATTTGCAATGTCAGGTAAAACACATTCTAAATATTTCATTAGGGATTTGTTGCTGAAGTACATTGTAGTATGTATTATTTGCAATATCATTTAAAACACACGACTAAatattctctctgtctctcttcttgCAGTCTAGTGGTAGGCGACTGGCAATGACTGATGACAATACTGGTTTGGATGGCTCCAGTAAGGCAAAACACCCATCACACTGTAATATACCAAGCAGCAGCAATGTTCAATTTGACAGCGTTCAATTGAATAATAACAGCAAGAATATTCAACCACATAATACCAACCCATACAGTAACAATCCATATGACAATAATGATTCACACAGTAACATATGCAACATTTGTGACAATCAATGCTATCACAACAATGTTCCACAacaatcacacattttttctgACCAAGCAAGCATTAGCAAATCTATAGAATATCATTTACTGCAAAGTAACGGAAATGTGAATTTGTCAAGTGATTGTGAAAATCTTCAGTGGAAAAGTTACACTATAAGTCATGTTGTTCAAGCAAGTATTCATCAAGGAAGTTCTGTTTTTCATGAACCTTCAAGAGGTAACCAATGTACTTGTAATGCACTAGTATATCTATGTGTTTCTCATGAAAGACATTCATTGACATCTGAGGACttggataatattttacatgagGGAGATAATTTGTACAGACAAACAGTCAATTACCTTCAGGCAAACAATAAGTTATATTcagaaatattaatgtttgATGAATTACCCAATGTTGTAGACATGAAGTCATTACATTACAATATAGAAAAACGCAAACAGTATTTTGGGTTGTTAGATCACATTACAGATTTTGATGTAACAGGTTGTTTACAATTTAAGGATGCTGTAACAGAAGCTTTCAAATCTAGCAACactttgttattgatgacaGGTGGCTATTCTATGGCGCTTTCCAAGCATCACTCTGGCAAATATTGTGTTTTTGATTCACATAGTCGGGATCAAAATGGATTTCAACACATTAATGGTTCAAGTATTTTATTATTCTTTAATACACAACATGCGCTgatcaattatttattttcattattcaataacttgaatttgaataaaatgacaCAATATGAAATTCAAGAGGTTGTCATTCAATATGTCAAACATCCATCATATCAGACACAACAGCAGCATAATAGAGATGATGAACTTCTGGTTAATTACTTCAACTTTCAGTCACAACAACAAGCCTCTATACAGAAAGTGCAGAAAACAGTCAATTGTGATCATAATGTGAGAAGTACCTCGATACCTACTGCACCCAAAAAGGTGACACGTAAAGTATATGCAAGAGAATATAAACAAAAGCAAAGGGAACATCATGCATTCTTGATTCATGAAAGAGAAATGGACAAAAGTAGGAAAGCTTTCAAGAGGCAAAATGCAGAATTCAGAGCGAAAGAAAAAGTGAAGCAACAATCGTATAAGAAAGAACGACGACAAATTCGGGCATATAGAgagcttgaaaaagtaaaaCTACAATCACATATAAAAGAACTACGGCAAAATCCAGATTACAAAAAGAATGAAAAGTGCAAACAACAGATACAAAAAACAGTACTACGGCAAAATCCCAAATTCAGagagattgaaaaacaaaaggtAAAATTGCATTTAAGAGAACTTCGACAGAATCCAGATttcaaacagaaagaaaagtgCAAACAACAGATGCAAAAGAAAATAATGCGGCAAAATCCCAAATTCAGagagactgaaaaacaaaaggtGAAATTGCATTTAAGAGAACTACGACAGATTCCAGAGttcaaacagaaagaaaagtgCAAACAACAGATGCAAAAGAAAATACTGCGGCAAAATCCCAAATTCAGagagactgaaaaacaaaaggtGAAATTGCATTTAAGAGAACTACGACAGATTCCAGAGttcaaacagaaagaaaagtgCAAACAACAGATGCAAAAGAAAATACTGCGGCAAAATCCCAAATTCAGagagactgaaaaacaaaaggtGAAATTGCATTTAAGAGAACTACGACAGATTCCAGAGttcaaacagaaagaaaagtgCAAACAACAGATGCAAAAGAAAATACTGCGGCAAAATCCTAAATTCAGAAAGACTGAATTACACAAGGTAAAATTGCATTTAAGAGAACTACGACAGATTCCAGATTTTAAACAGACAGAAAAGGAAAGGTTGAAAGTACACATTCGAAATTTGCGAACACAATCGCAATTTAGATTAagagagaaaatgaaaatgcaaatgcaCATTAAATCTCTTCGTAAAGATCCAAACTTCAGAAACGCTGAGAAACGGCAGCAACAAGCTTATAGGAAATCACAAAGACAAAATGTCAGACTGACAGATACCTCTACATGTAATAATACACAAATGCTTGCAAATAACCAGAGGCAACTTACTACAAATACTCAGATTTTAAATCAATTACAAGCACATCAGACAGAATACCAATATAATCATGAGCAATCATTGCAAGATTGCATAGATTCTTTTCAGAAAACTACATCCAAAGGTCCAATTTATGTGTGTTCATCTTGTCATCAAACATGGTTCAGAAAATCTGTCACACAAGCTGAAAGGCTAACAAAATATTCTACCACTGCATCAAAATGCTTGACTGGATATATATCTGTCAACAATATCGAATGGGTATGTAATACATGCTACAGTTCCATATCTGTGGGTAAAATCCCAAAACTTTCAAAAGCAAACAACATGAATTTCCCTGACATACCACCACAATTACATTTACATCAATTAGAGGAACGTCTTATTGCTCTAAGGATTCCTTTCATGCGTTTGTACAACTTGCCACGTGGAGGCCAGAGATCATTATCTGGTCCAGTTGTAAATATCCCTACAGATATAACTCCAACAGTCAATATGCTACCCAGAATGCTTAGTGATTCTGCTACTATACCAGTCAAACTGAAACGAAAATTGTCATATACACGATCAGAATTCACTGAAAACATCAGACCTAATAAAGTAATGAATGCATTAAAGTGGCTTATGCAACACAGTGTTTTGTACCAAAATTCAGGCATCCACATTGATGATTCATGGTTCCAGAAAATTGATAACAATCCAGATCCTGAAATGACAGCATTAATTGAGAATACTGATAGTGCATCCCAATCACCGGTAACATGTGAATCTGAGTCTGAATCTGATGCTGATACATTCAGTGAGGTTGATACTACTGAGGGTGCTGTGGCTAACATGGATACATTACTCGATGAAACAAACTCTAATCAAGTATTCACAATTGCACCTGGTGAAAATCAAAAACCACTCAGTTTGTTTGCCGACAAAGATGCTGAATACTTGGCATTCCCCACCCTATTTTGTGGACAACGTCGTACTATTGATACAGAGTACTCTAATGTATATTACAGTGACATATGTAAATGGGAAGTACGCAATGTTGATAGACGTGTTGCTAATTCTGTACCAAATTTGTTCTTTAAACTGAAGAAATTACAGCTTAAACAAATCAGTGATAAAGTGCATCTTGCATTGAGACGTTGTAAAACTGAAGGGAAATGTTACAAAGTTGCTGATTTACTGAATCCCGAGAAAGTGACAGAATTACTCAGACTTGATGATGGTTTTTACATATTCAGAGATTTACGTAATTCACCACCCTacttagaaaaaagaaaaaaagatgtaTTTGCTATGATAAGACAGCTTGGCTTGCCCACGTGGTTCACCTCTCTATCAAGTGCAGATACTAAATGGATTGACTTACACCGCATACTTGGTGTACTTGTTGATGGTAAACACTATACTGATGATGATCTGAAAGCAATGGATTGGGCTACAAAGACAAGGTTACTGCAGTCTGACCCTGTCACTTGTGCTCGATTCTTTGACCACAGAATAAATGAATTCATAAACACTGTATTAAAAAGTCCACATGAACCAATAGGAAAGCTCACTGATTACTTCTACAGAGTTGAATTCCAACAAAGAGGTTCTCCACACATTCACATGTTAATGTGGATTGAGAATGCACCAAACTATCAGCAAAACACACCTGAAGAAGTCACTACTTTTATCGATAAATATATATCATGTTCCTCTGATGTACCCCCTGAAATAAGTGATCTTGTCAATCTACAGACTCACAAACACTCTAAGACATGCAGAGAAAAAGGTAAACCCATATGTCGATTTGGTTATCCAATGCCTCCAATGTCAGAAACAATGATTCTCACACCATTGGATGATGATAATACTGTGGATATATCAAAATACAAGGAATTATATGAAGACATCAAGAAAAGACTAGATGATATGAAAGAAGGGAAGTCTGTATCATTCGCTGTCTTTCTGGCTACTGAATTGCATATTAATCATGAAGATTATATAATGGCTATTCGAAGTTCATTAAAGGCAACAACAATATTCCTGAAACGAGAACCTTGTGATTTACGTGTCAATGCCTACATGAAATCTTTATTACCAGCATGGGGTGCCAATCATGATCTCCAGTTTGTACTTGATCCATATGCATgtgctatgtacattgtatcataCATTAGCAAATCTCAAAGAGGTATGAGTGCATTACTTGATCAAGCTTGTAAAGAAGCTAGACGTGGTAATATGGAGCTAAAAGCACAAGTCAGACACATTGGCAATAAATTTCTCAATAACGTAGAAATCAGTGCACAAGAAGCTGCTTACATTATCCTTCAAATGCCACTGACAAAAGCCACTAGACAAGTTGTCTTCATTAATACATCACCTCCTGATGAAAGAACATTTCTGCTCAAAAGTAAAACCACCCTTGAAAACATGCCAGCTGATTCTACAAACATAGAAAGTGATAGTTTAATCAAACGTTATGCAAGACGACCAAAAGTATTAGAAAACTGGTGTCTTGCAGATTATGcatcaaaagtaaaaatgacATATCCAAAAGATGATAAATTTCAATCATCTGATGTTAATGGCAACAATCCTGATTTTTCCAATGATTCAGACTctgacactgtgttgacaaatatCACACCAGATGACTCCAAGATAAATATTACTCTGAGAAATGGAACTAAAATACAAGAGCGACATAATCCATGTATAATACGTTATGTTCATTACAATAAAAAAGTAGACCATGAAAATTTCTGTCGTGAAAAACTCTTATTATACATGCCATGGAGAAATGAAATTACAGATTTATTAAATGGCTGTGATACATTTCAACAATCCTATGAACTTAACAAACAGATTATTGCAAAACATGCAGCAAATTATGAACACTATACAGAGGAGTTAGAACATGCAAAAGCAGCTGCAGAACAATGTGATATCAATGATACTGATGCATTTGACCACCTTGCACCAAACACTCAGCAAACTGAAAGAGATGATTTAGAGACAGGTCCTACACCAAGTGATCACTATGCTTACTTCGATCCTGACAAACCTGAGCATGCCACATACGATATAGGTTTTGATGTAGGTCTTAGAACTACTGATACAACCAATAATGACAACAATACTCTACCCGGACGCGTTCCTGATGACCAATATCATGCACTTGTGAGATCATTGAACTTAAAACAGAAAGAGATATTTCATCACGTTTTAAAGTCAATCAAAACAAATAAAGATCCATTAAGAATATTCATCACAGGAGGTGCTGGTTCAGGGAAATCTGTCGTAATAAAGGCAATTTATCAAGCTTTACATCGTTTTCTTTGTTCAACTGCTGGAGAAGATCCAAGTGACTGTAGATTATTACTATGTGCTCCTACTGGTAAAGCAGCCTATAATATCAATGGCAGTACAATACATTCAGCATTTAAAGTCCCTGCAAGTCAAGGTTACAAATACAAACCACTAGACAGTGATAAATTGAACACTCTACAGGCTAAATATCAAAACTTGTCAGTTGTTATCATAGATGAAATTAGCATGGTCGGAAATCAACTCTTCAATTTCATTAATTTACGCCTCCAACAAATCAAAGGTAACAATCAACCATTTGGTGGTGTTTCAATGATAACAGTTGGTGACCTGTTTCAAttaaaacctgtcatggatggctGGATATTCAAAGACTTAACAACAAACTATGGTCCTTTAGCAACAAACTTATGGAAAGAGTACTTTACTATGCACGAACTGACTGAAATAATGAGACAAAAAGATGACTTACACTTCGCACAGCTACTCAATCGACTCAGAGAAGGAAACCATACTGAACAAGATATAACTGAACTTGAACAACATGTTATTCATCAAACTAACCAACCAAACAATAAATGTACTCCCTATTTATACATGACCAATCATAAAGTAATAGAACATAACAATGAAGTATTCAGAAATACGAGTACATGTAAAGTTAAGATCCCTGCAATGGATACTATTATTGGTGATGTATCCCAAAAGATTAAGGACAATATTCTGAAAACAATTCCAACAGATTCATCTAAAACATGTGGTTTATTGTCAGAGGCCTGTATAGCTATAGGACTACGATATGATATCACTGCCAATATTGATGTTGAGGATGGCATGACCAATGGTGCTGGTTGTATTGTACAACAGATAGACTTCAGAATGACAAATACATCAAGCAACAGACCAAGTATAATATGGgttaaatttgatgatgaaaatattggaCATTTCAGAAGGCACAAATATAGACATCTGTATCACACCACCATAAACAAACAATGGACcccaatatttgacataaaacGTCAGTTTCCTCAAAGTAGATATAACAAACATGTGTCAGTCATGAGAATTCAATTTCCACTCACACCATCAGCAGCAAAAACCATTCACAAATCTCAAGGTTCCACTATGGATGAAGTTGTAATTAATATGGCTGGGAACAAAACAGACCACATACATTATGTTGCAATTAGTAGAGTAACAACATTGAATGGCCTTCACATTGTGGATCTCAATAAATCTAAAATATCAATATCTGAAGCTGTCAGGAATGAAATGTTCAGACTGCGACAACATATTAAACTCCATCTTTGTTTCACACCGTTGTATGAATTACCCAATGACCACTGCAAAATTGTATTTCTAAATGCCAGATCATTACATAAACATTTTGCTGATCTACAAAGTGAACAAAATCTCCTTGCTGCTGATATTATTGGTATAGCTGAATCACGATTAACAACCTGTGACACAAATGAAACTTACTCTCTTCctaattataatatatatagaaATGACCAAATCACTGATCAGAATGCAACACATGTAATCAGACCCTATCATGGACTTGTGCTGTACTTAAGGcaaacatatgaactgttaaatattaaatatcatACAACTACAGCTGTTGAATTTATATATGCTGATTTATTAACATCATTACGTCAACAAATACAACTTGTTATACTCTACAAATCCCCTAGGTGTAGCCTACAAACATTTCAAGAGCAATTGACACAATATCTTTTACCAAACCTCAATTTGTCAATGCCACTAATTATAATGGGTGACTTCAACTTAGACATACTTTCTGGTAATATTGCTCTCCTGAATTTTGTTATAAACACATGCTCATGCCATCAATTAATTACTGAAGAGACCACTGATAACCATACAGCTTTAGATCTCATATTTATTAACAGGCCAATCATTTCATCTGGCACTTTAGAAATATCATGGTCAGATCACAAAGCCATATATATTGTTATATAGACCCATCATATCTGAACAGctcttgttttcaaaattatcatttacaatataaatattatagcTTCTTACAATATGTACAGAAAAACCACCAATAGAATCACAACAGAACATATCACAACTACTGACAATTGCATCTTCATCATTTAAACACCCAGTACTTTTAAGACACAGTAAGACGATATGCTGCATATGTATTATTGGCTGCTAGCTGTACATTTCTCTGTAAACCTACAACctcatacattcattcatttaccCTTCACATGGCTGCCCTGCATATTACAAAGCAGCCTTCATTTTATGTGAGTGGCACTCCATGGTTAAGTTTAGCCACTACTTTGTAACAAGGGATATTAAGAAAGCTGTTGCAATTACATAGGAAGTTCACTGTGCAGTTAACAAAAGCACAAACCTCATGACCTTGATATTGTTGATAgtgccacagtccctctatccatagagggactgtgatagtGCGCTGATTATTCACACTGCTCCTACTACATATTAGAAGAGAAATGAAAACCAAACATTGGAACACAAATTGTCAGGTAAGCATTTCTTAGACTTTATGAGTTATACACTTATTAATTTCCATTCTCTCTCACATTCTATATTCATATAACGTTTCCTATTTGCACCAgttattattttatgttcattggCATTCCACCCCTAATCTAATTCATCTGCACTAATTATGTATGTTCCATTCATTACTGTAGATAACGTGACGACCATACTGCCACCAACGGTGACCCGTCTTTTCCATTACGGCAAACTTATTCTACTTTCATGTTTACTTTACAAACTTTCTAAATAAACAATTGTCCTGATTTTCACAATCCTATACATATTTCAGCTAACTTGTTACAAATGtgtacaaaatgtttcaaatcacTACGCGTCCTCAAACCACGGTGCTCAAACCGTACGACTACGCATATACTCATTCCAATCATTGTTGCATAACTCGTCCGAGAGACACGGGAGGGGCAGTCGCACGCCGCCCTCGAAGATATCCTATAATCACTGATAATGCATTGCTGTGAGGCCAACACCAAAACcggaaataggctcatttggTGTCAAGACGCCAAGGCGAGCAGATCGGCTTCGCTCATCCAATCTTGTTGCATATGGCAAGCAATGGTTCttctccggaataaaaaggacgcgatgcgttctacatactcagtacgcccaaataatcacatgatgccggtacaaacaaacccacatgtgtaccaacgcgtatggaaatacacatacatctatgcgcgtttgcgcacatggctttgttttgtttgtaccgtggtcgattcgaattccgggtttgccATAATGACCAATTTCTAAAAATCAGTACatgacatgctttatccatCCCCACTTCAGAGAGACACATTCCCTTGTCAGTaaggactggacacaaattacagggggggtgggccggtgttttttgggggtgggtcgccatttttcgcgcaagcatttttgaagggtcataaaattttgtgcaagcctatgggggagggtcacctttttcatgcatcaaagctgaaattgcatgtgcacgttatggaatactgaaaaagaaaaaaatacctcctggcactttcattttctgccgtTACCATTTTCAGCGCACCCTTcaggcgcaaatttcaggtataataaacaatgtattgatgatccaagcagccacattgatttaagtgtcatgatttctacttatttaacactattgtgcataactgtcccctataatgactctttcaataacaatttgggagattacttatttgacatcattctcccatttacaatacattgggtataggtcggtgtcaaacgttcatgtcgctgtatgtacattttttaatttttgaggacattgacagaatacaaactgttcagaatagtgcatagagtcatcaataacaactggaagcttcaggtcgaataACTTTGAATAATAATTTAGGATCaaataacctatgagttatttgtagtttcctcatagcctacaatgtatagtgaatcaacattttggtgaaattccaaaatcaaatttcctgcacaaccatggacttgaaaccactctagtctaatcatgaaaattaatactaataattaggtgtacataaatgcacaggtttaccaagttttgtatcagaaa
Proteins encoded in this window:
- the LOC139126340 gene encoding uncharacterized protein — translated: MPKKKYWRKSVAKQQSSGRRLAMTDDNTGLDGSSKAKHPSHCNIPSSSNVQFDSVQLNNNSKNIQPHNTNPYSNNPYDNNDSHSNICNICDNQCYHNNVPQQSHIFSDQASISKSIEYHLLQSNGNVNLSSDCENLQWKSYTISHVVQASIHQGSSVFHEPSRGNQCTCNALVYLCVSHERHSLTSEDLDNILHEGDNLYRQTVNYLQANNKLYSEILMFDELPNVVDMKSLHYNIEKRKQYFGLLDHITDFDVTGCLQFKDAVTEAFKSSNTLLLMTGGYSMALSKHHSGKYCVFDSHSRDQNGFQHINGSSILLFFNTQHALINYLFSLFNNLNLNKMTQYEIQEVVIQYVKHPSYQTQQQHNRDDELLVNYFNFQSQQQASIQKVQKTVNCDHNVRSTSIPTAPKKVTRKVYAREYKQKQREHHAFLIHEREMDKSRKAFKRQNAEFRAKEKVKQQSYKKERRQIRAYRELEKVKLQSHIKELRQNPDYKKNEKCKQQIQKTVLRQNPKFREIEKQKVKLHLRELRQNPDFKQKEKCKQQMQKKIMRQNPKFRETEKQKVKLHLRELRQIPEFKQKEKCKQQMQKKILRQNPKFRETEKQKVKLHLRELRQIPEFKQKEKCKQQMQKKILRQNPKFRETEKQKVKLHLRELRQIPEFKQKEKCKQQMQKKILRQNPKFRKTELHKVKLHLRELRQIPDFKQTEKERLKVHIRNLRTQSQFRLREKMKMQMHIKSLRKDPNFRNAEKRQQQAYRKSQRQNVRLTDTSTCNNTQMLANNQRQLTTNTQILNQLQAHQTEYQYNHEQSLQDCIDSFQKTTSKGPIYVCSSCHQTWFRKSVTQAERLTKYSTTASKCLTGYISVNNIEWVCNTCYSSISVGKIPKLSKANNMNFPDIPPQLHLHQLEERLIALRIPFMRLYNLPRGGQRSLSGPVVNIPTDITPTVNMLPRMLSDSATIPVKLKRKLSYTRSEFTENIRPNKVMNALKWLMQHSVLYQNSGIHIDDSWFQKIDNNPDPEMTALIENTDSASQSPVTCESESESDADTFSEVDTTEGAVANMDTLLDETNSNQVFTIAPGENQKPLSLFADKDAEYLAFPTLFCGQRRTIDTEYSNVYYSDICKWEVRNVDRRVANSVPNLFFKLKKLQLKQISDKVHLALRRCKTEGKCYKVADLLNPEKVTELLRLDDGFYIFRDLRNSPPYLEKRKKDVFAMIRQLGLPTWFTSLSSADTKWIDLHRILGVLVDGKHYTDDDLKAMDWATKTRLLQSDPVTCARFFDHRINEFINTVLKSPHEPIGKLTDYFYRVEFQQRGSPHIHMLMWIENAPNYQQNTPEEVTTFIDKYISCSSDVPPEISDLVNLQTHKHSKTCREKGKPICRFGYPMPPMSETMILTPLDDDNTVDISKYKELYEDIKKRLDDMKEGKSVSFAVFLATELHINHEDYIMAIRSSLKATTIFLKREPCDLRVNAYMKSLLPAWGANHDLQFVLDPYACAMYIVSYISKSQRGMSALLDQACKEARRGNMELKAQVRHIGNKFLNNVEISAQEAAYIILQMPLTKATRQVVFINTSPPDERTFLLKSKTTLENMPADSTNIESDSLIKRYARRPKVLENWCLADYASKVKMTYPKDDKFQSSDVNGNNPDFSNDSDSDTVLTNITPDDSKINITLRNGTKIQERHNPCIIRYVHYNKKVDHENFCREKLLLYMPWRNEITDLLNGCDTFQQSYELNKQIIAKHAANYEHYTEELEHAKAAAEQCDINDTDAFDHLAPNTQQTERDDLETGPTPSDHYAYFDPDKPEHATYDIGFDVGLRTTDTTNNDNNTLPGRVPDDQYHALVRSLNLKQKEIFHHVLKSIKTNKDPLRIFITGGAGSGKSVVIKAIYQALHRFLCSTAGEDPSDCRLLLCAPTGKAAYNINGSTIHSAFKVPASQGYKYKPLDSDKLNTLQAKYQNLSVVIIDEISMVGNQLFNFINLRLQQIKGNNQPFGGVSMITVGDLFQLKPVMDGWIFKDLTTNYGPLATNLWKEYFTMHELTEIMRQKDDLHFAQLLNRLREGNHTEQDITELEQHVIHQTNQPNNKCTPYLYMTNHKVIEHNNEVFRNTSTCKVKIPAMDTIIGDVSQKIKDNILKTIPTDSSKTCGLLSEACIAIGLRYDITANIDVEDGMTNGAGCIVQQIDFRMTNTSSNRPSIIWVKFDDENIGHFRRHKYRHLYHTTINKQWTPIFDIKRQFPQSRYNKHVSVMRIQFPLTPSAAKTIHKSQGSTMDEVVINMAGNKTDHIHYVAISRVTTLNGLHIVDLNKSKISISEAVRNEMFRLRQHIKLHLCFTPLYELPNDHCKIVFLNARSLHKHFADLQSEQNLLAADIIGIAESRLTTCDTNETYSLPNYNIYRNDQITDQNATHVIRPYHGLVLYLRQTYELLNIKYHTTTAVEFIYADLLTSLRQQIQLVILYKSPRCSLQTFQEQLTQYLLPNLNLSMPLIIMGDFNLDILSGNIALLNFVINTCSCHQLITEETTDNHTALDLIFINRPIISSGTLEISWSDHKAIYIVI